The genomic segment CCGCCGACCGCCGTGCTCTGCCTCAACGACACGGCCGCCATCGGAGTGCTGCAGGGGCTGGCCGCCGCCGGGGTACGCGTACCGCGGGACATCTCGGTGGTCGGCTACGACGACCTGCGGTTCGCCGCCCTGCTGGCGCCTCCGCTGACCACCGTCAGCCAGCCGGCGTACCGGCTCGGGTGGACGGCGGCCGACCTGCTGCTGGCGGAGAAGGAGCCGGACCACGCCCACCGCGAGATCATGTTCCAGCCCACGCTCGTGGTCCGCTCCTCGACGGCCCCTCCGTCGGTTGTGAGCCGCGCTCCGCGGCCCGGGTCAGCCTGAGATCGCCGTCAGTACAACATCGACACTGCGACCGGGACGTCCACCATGCCGCGCGCGACCACACCGCGACAAACCACTACACACCGCCACCCACCCACATCCATGATCTTGAAACAGCCGTGAGGTCTCCAAAGCGATCCTCCGGTAACATTTCATCGCCAATTGGTCGGCCGACCGAGAACCTGCCTCCGGGCCGCCATTTCGGCGAGAATCATACGGCGAAATGCGGACGAAACGTTCGCCGTCAGTCGATATCCAGTGAGTATCCAGATAAGCTGGCCATACTTCGTGGCGGAGCGCTTTCGACTAGTTATTGATGCCAACCAGTTCGTATTGGTATTAGTGGGTGCTGTGGAGCGAGGAGAAATGGCCATTGTGCGACACGTTTCAGAAGACCGAAACAGTGAGTTGGCTGCCTGTGTGAAAGCCTGGCGCCACCGTCTGGTGCTGGATGACCGACAAGCTCTCCGTAAGCGTGCCCGACGTCGGCCGAATATCACCCAGGAGGAAATCGCGGAGATGGTGGGGGTGAGCGTCGTCTGGTACAGCAACCTCGAGCGTGGGGTGCGGGCCAACTATTCAGACGGCTTCCTCGACGCGGTAGCCGAGGCGCTGCGACTCGGACGACAGGAACGGGAGTTGCTGTACCTGCTGGCGGTGGGGCGGTTACCACCGGCCGTGCCGATCGGCACGACCACGGTCGTCGTGGACCACGCCCTGCGGCAGTTCGTCAAGGGGCAGCGCTGGGCGACCTACGTGCTCGACCGGTACGCGCGAGTGGTGCTGCACAACGAGGCATGTGAGACCTACTATCCATGGTTGCGCAACGACCGCAGCTACCTTCGCTGGTTGCTCACCGACGCGGACGCCCGACGCCGGCTCGTCAACTGGGCGACGGACTGGGCGGCGCCACTGCTCACTCAGATGCGCATCGCGCGTGCGCGGCACCCGACGGATGCCGGTATCGCCGCACTGGTTGACGCTTGTCTGGAGGCCGACCCCGAGGTCAGCTGCCTGTGGGAGGCCCAAGCCGCCCGGGAGTCTCTCCTGCGGTCGCGACGAGGCATCCGGCTGTGCAGCAATCAGCGGACGACTCTGATCGACGTCGTCACCCTCGCTGACCCGGGTGTGAGTGAACTGCAGATCGTCTCCCTGCTGCCGGTGGCCGAAGCTGCGCCGGCGTCGTCGGCCCTCCATGGTCGCTGACCTCAACTGCCAGTTGCCCAAAGTGGCAGTTTCTGGTGGCCGACGAGACTGCCCAGCAAACTACGGCGGACAGCCCGCTGACGCCCGTCAATTCCCCTCGGTAGGCCGCAGCGTACCGTGGGCCGGATGTGGACTATGAACCCTCTCGATGGCGAGGACGGTACGTTTCTGGTGCGGATGCTGCAGACCGAGAAAACAGGCGTCGGTGACCGCAGCGAGTGAGCGTGCGGCGGAAGGGTCTCAAATGGCTGAGGAAGATCGGCGTGGGTCGTTGAGTACCACGACCGAGGCATCGACCGCTGAACGGACGGTGCAGGTGCCCTTTGCCGGGAGTCGCTCAGGGCGCTGGCCCGTGACCCTTGCCCAGAGCAACGTCTTCGACTGGATGGCGTGGGAGGGCCAAGACGCGGTGTTCGCCCTGTACGCCGACCTTCCCGCCGGCCACACCGTCGAGGAGGTGCTCGAGGCGGTCGGCGTTCTCACGTCCCGGCACGAAGGGCTGCGGACGGTGTACGAGTCGGATGGCGCCGCCGGATGGACGCAACGGGTCTCCCGGAGCGGACACGTCGACGTGTTGCTGCTCGAGTTGGGTGCAGCGGCCCGGCACCGGACCCGGATCACCGACCCGCCACGGACGTTCGACCACGGCGGCGACTTTCCGGTCCGGGTGGCGGTGATGCTGGAGAACGCGGTGCCGGTCCGGGCCGTGTTCGAGTTCTCGCACGTCGTCGCCGATCTGGTGGCCGCCGGCATCGTGATGGACGAATTCGTCGAGCTCGTGGCAGCACCCCAGCGCAGTGTGGGCCCACCGATCTGGCAGCCTCCGGATCAGGCCGAGTACGAGCAGACGCCAGAGGCGAAGCGCCGGATGGCGAAGACGCTCGACTACTGGCGTAGCCAGATGCAGGAACTCCCGGCCTGTCTGCTCTCCGTCCCGGCCCGCACCCCGGGCCCATCGGAGTACCGGCTCGCGGGGATGCGTTCCGCGTCGCTCGCCAACGCGCTGCAGGCGGTGTCCACGCGGACCAAAGTCACGCCGGCGACGATCCTCGTCACCACCATGGCGACCCTGCTGTCCTGGTGGACCGACACCGATCGGGCGGCGTTGGACGCCCTCTACAGCAACCGTGCGCTGCCACGGATGCGCAACTTCGTCGGCAGCATCGTGCAGAGCGCGCTGGTCCCGTTCGCCTGCGCCCCCTCGTTCTACGAGACGTTGCAGGAGACCCGTGCCGCGATCCTCAACGCCTACCGGTACGCCTACTTCGACGCCACCGCGGTGGCGCAGATGGTCGACTCCATCGGCGTCCAACGGGGCTGTCCGCGCCATCGGGACCTGATCGTCAACGACATGAGCACCGGCCGGGGCGCGGTCTTCGACAGACGCGCAGGCGCGCAGATCGGGGAGACCGAGGTGGAGTGCGGATTGGCGACTACCGCTGTCGACCCCGTCCGGCTGACCATCCTGCAGACTGAGCCCATCGCCGTGCTCGGACTCACGCACGACATCCGCCATGTCACCAACGATGAGGCGGCAGCCCTGTTGAGGTCACTGGAGCAGGTCCTGATCACCGCTGCGGAACGCGACATCGACATCGACGCGCTCGGCGACACGATCGAACTGCAGCGGGTCGAACGGGACGCAGGCTGGGCGAAGGTGAACTCATCCTGGATCAATGTCGCTACCAGCGAAGCGTTACTGCGGGAAGCGGCTGGCGATCCGAACGCCCGGATATTCGTCCAGGCCGGGCCGGGAGCAGCCGCGTCGCTGGTCGGGTACGCGGCACCAGCGGACCCAGGTGCGGGTCCCCACGAGCTGCACGCGGCGGTCATGGCCGGGCTCGGTGGCCGGCACGGCGTCGTGGCGCCGGATTCCTACCTGGTGTGCGCCACGGCACCGCAGCAGCCGGAGAGCCAGGCCGCGTGGCGGGCGCAGCCGGTTCGGAGAGCCGGCTCCGGTCGGTGAGACGAACGGAACTGCGGCGGTGGACGGCCAGGTGACTCGGACCATCGGACGGGTCGGCGCGAACATCGATGACCTGCTGCGCAGCCTGCAGCAGGATCCGTCG from the Solwaraspora sp. WMMD1047 genome contains:
- a CDS encoding helix-turn-helix domain-containing protein, translating into MAERFRLVIDANQFVLVLVGAVERGEMAIVRHVSEDRNSELAACVKAWRHRLVLDDRQALRKRARRRPNITQEEIAEMVGVSVVWYSNLERGVRANYSDGFLDAVAEALRLGRQERELLYLLAVGRLPPAVPIGTTTVVVDHALRQFVKGQRWATYVLDRYARVVLHNEACETYYPWLRNDRSYLRWLLTDADARRRLVNWATDWAAPLLTQMRIARARHPTDAGIAALVDACLEADPEVSCLWEAQAARESLLRSRRGIRLCSNQRTTLIDVVTLADPGVSELQIVSLLPVAEAAPASSALHGR
- a CDS encoding condensation domain-containing protein — its product is MTLAQSNVFDWMAWEGQDAVFALYADLPAGHTVEEVLEAVGVLTSRHEGLRTVYESDGAAGWTQRVSRSGHVDVLLLELGAAARHRTRITDPPRTFDHGGDFPVRVAVMLENAVPVRAVFEFSHVVADLVAAGIVMDEFVELVAAPQRSVGPPIWQPPDQAEYEQTPEAKRRMAKTLDYWRSQMQELPACLLSVPARTPGPSEYRLAGMRSASLANALQAVSTRTKVTPATILVTTMATLLSWWTDTDRAALDALYSNRALPRMRNFVGSIVQSALVPFACAPSFYETLQETRAAILNAYRYAYFDATAVAQMVDSIGVQRGCPRHRDLIVNDMSTGRGAVFDRRAGAQIGETEVECGLATTAVDPVRLTILQTEPIAVLGLTHDIRHVTNDEAAALLRSLEQVLITAAERDIDIDALGDTIELQRVERDAGWAKVNSSWINVATSEALLREAAGDPNARIFVQAGPGAAASLVGYAAPADPGAGPHELHAAVMAGLGGRHGVVAPDSYLVCATAPQQPESQAAWRAQPVRRAGSGR